The Neodiprion fabricii isolate iyNeoFabr1 chromosome 4, iyNeoFabr1.1, whole genome shotgun sequence genome window below encodes:
- the LOC124181263 gene encoding uncharacterized protein LOC124181263 isoform X1 — translation MAGYVPVLLITANVGSIFEEPGVMLNVWTEEFLATIARLDPKFIALHCQEVGGKNYEQSMRHVEYFVRLLMSSEELRLFDKVRVFLDEDFSSAEHFTALGNFYFIHESLKDVLLWDFKESSFSPVSGKDVHSGNIEAVTTKEKAKFPQDFFPECKWSRKGFLRTRWSINGTVFDLINIHLFHDASNFVAMETFPSVYSKTRRRALEHTLDRFHNDQYPNVPYFLFGDFNFRTDTAGVIKKLTEDTQESKLPSKNNFSKLQFHNKDDHLILTLGKKEFSHFEHQDVFMKNSGQWLREYDRELEDFEGRLLEYPINFLPSYPFEENIDEGSNYMQTRVPAWCDRVLLSPTAKTLAPDASASDAVEYGIIGPTTCMGDHKPVYLRIVLLSEAGTVNCCELANAPQYCFKVPDSYVDRLSMLPDCRSYNLDSKQSHIDNSSSNLLHAAPIKHDPYTPDSMDSPSPCALVVPGEALPDLESPDDYDTEIGYDQSAPRLSTASKRLDTAVSPALLKSKLELIVQSKTQQRNCNFRKNVVRMKKIEKSPSDCDLYYASTDDKSKSEKRREDEEDDSEIGTRKSRSNSDVSWQRSQLLTRAWVQGKGHQAYDNFRSDLDNRKSLSSLKSLDMKYYEGGTDMVIPKIAIINASNFESNASSVHINDDRHSAYSEARLSTYSDNRTKTISGEASSLEKSDEICSRIYDESDYDGRTRFCDNVKEVFNERNYSVEDSSINNDRDKKRLSELDIDSLTDDMILKPEDRSYKDTKSISRDNNNKYVSKDKKDETFITDKKLSTNVDSSKAKRYEKNGASSEEEKLLVTTAEKCNVEEKYVVVDNLHSSSSGSSTKASVIPNIYESDTGNTANAINDSLNTYGSINAGLPNETETACKPETRNEVLASLNTTRSNSTQSQDGNIRLGITARKVTEKCKNDIVREKGKCRKCCCILS, via the exons ATGGCAGGTTATGTTCCGGTACTACTAATCACAGCCAACGTCGGCAGTATATTCGAAGAG CCGGGTGTAATGCTCAATGTATGGACGGAAGAATTTTTGGCC aCAATAGCAAGATTAGATCCAAAGTTCATAGCGCTTCACTGCCAGGAAGTGGGTGGAAAAAACTACGAGCAGAGTATGAGGCATGTCGAATATTTTGTTAG ATTGTTGATGTCCTCGGAAGAATTAAGGCTGTTTGACAAAGTGAGGGTTTTTCTGGATGAAGATTTTTCATCCGCCGAACACTTCACC gctttgggaaatttttattttatacatgaaTCTTTGAAAGATGTACTATTGTGGGATTTTAAAG AATCAAGTTTTTCACCGGTAAGCGGAAAAGATGTACATTCTGGTAACATTGAGGCGGTCACAACCAAAGAAAAGGCAAAGTTCCcgcaagatttttttccagaatGTAAGTGGTCCAGAAAAGGTTTCCTGAGAACACGATGGAGTATCAACGGGACGGTTTTTGATCTCATAAACATTCACTTGTTTCACGACGCCAGTAATTTTGTGGCGATGGAAACg TTTCCGTCGGTATACAGTAAAACTCGAAGAAGAGCCTTGGAGCACACCTTGGATCGGTTTCACAACGATCAGTATCCAAACGTTCCTTATTTCTTATTTggagattttaattttaggACAGACACCGCTGGTGTAATAAAG AAACTTACAGAAGACACTCAAGAGAGCAAACTGCcaagtaaaaacaatttttcaaaattacaattccATAACAAAGACGACCATTTGATTCTAACCTTGGGCAAAAAAGAGTTCTCGCATTTTGAGCACCAGGATGTGTTCATGAAAAACAGTGGCCAGTGG CTTCGAGAGTACGACAGAGAATTAGAAGACTTTGAAGGAAGGTTATTAGAATAtccgattaattttttacccagCTATCCATTTGAGGAGAATATCGACGAGGGCAGTAACTACATGCAAACCAGAGTTCCCGCATGGTGCGATCGAGTTCTGCTAAGTCCAACCGCAAAAACACTGGCCCCAGAT GCGTCCGCATCTGACGCGGTAGAATACGGCATCATTGGTCCAACAACGTGCATGGGTGATCATAAG CCTGTCTACCTGAGAATTGTTCTACTATCAGAAGCAGGTACAGTAAACTGTTGCGAATTGGCTAACGCTCCGCAGTATTGCTTCAAAGTACCCGACAGCTACGTCGATAGATTGTCTATGTTGCCTGATTGTCGTAGTTACAACCTTGATAGTAAACAATCACATATCGACAATTCGTCGTCTAACCTTTTGCACGCTGCACCCATTAAGCATGATCCGTACACGCCGGACAGCATGGATAGTCCTAGTCCTTGTGCGCTAGTTGTTCCTGGTGAAGCATTGCCAGACCTCGAATCGCCTGACGATTACGACACGGAAATTGGCTACGATCAGTCTGCGCCTCGATTGTCGACCGCATCTAAGAGGCTGGACACTGCAGTGTCGCCGGCGCTGCTGAAATCCAAGCTTGAGCTTATTGTGCAGAGCAAAACACAACAGCGGAATTGTAACTTCCGAAAGAATGTCGTCCGGATGAAGAAGATTGAGAAAAGTCCCAGCGATTGCGATCTGTACTACGCGTCAACTGATGATAaatcaaaaagtgaaaaacgaAGGGAAGATGAAGAGGATGATAGTGAAATTGGAACCAGAAAGAGTCGGAGCAATAGCGACGTCTCCTGGCAGAGATCTCAATTGTTGACGAGGGCTTGGGTGCAGGGTAAAGGGCATCAAGCTTATGACAATTTTCGGTCAGATCTTGATAATCGCAAGTCATTATCTAGCTTGAAATCATTAGATATGAAGTATTACGAGGGAGGTACGGATATGGTGATACCGAAAATAGCTATTATAAACGCTAGCAATTTCGAGTCGAACGCAAGTTCGGTACATATTAACGACGACAGACACAGTGCGTATTCTGAAGCCAGGCTTAGCACTTATTCAGATAATAGGACGAAAACAATTAGCGGGGAAGCTTCTAGCttggagaaatccgatgagaTATGCAGTAGGATTTACGATGAAAGTGATTACGACGGAAGAACAAGATTTTGTGATAACGTCAAAGAAGTTTTCaacgaaagaaattattcagtCGAGGATTCCAGTATTAACAATGATAGGGATAAGAAGAGATTAAGTGAATTAGACATTGATAGTTTAACCGATGACATGATATTGAAACCGGAAGACAGATCGTACAAAGATACAAAATCGATAAGTAgagataacaataataaatacgtATCCAAAGATAAAAAAGATGAGACTTTTATTACCGATAAAAAGTTATCGACCAACGTTGACTCGTCCAAAGCTAAACGGTACGAGAAAAATGGAGCGTCATCCGAAGAGGAAAAACTTCTCGTTACGACAGCGGAAAAATGTAAcgtagaagaaaaatacgtgGTCGTAGATAATTTACATAGTAGCAGTAGTGGTAGTAGTACTAAAGCCAGTGTAATACCAAACATATACGAATCGGACACAGGCAACACTGCCAATGCGATAAATGATAGTTTAAATACGTACGGTTCGATTAACGCGGGATTGCCTAACGAAACTGAGACCGCTTGCAAACCGGAGACCCGTAACGAAGTTTTGGCATCGTTAAATACAACACGAAGTAACTCGACCCAGAGTCAAGACGGTAATATAAGGCTAGGTATAACGGCGCGGAAAGTCACcgagaaatgtaaaaatgatATTGTCAGAGAGAAGGGCAAATGCAGGAAATGTTGCTGCATCTTATCCTAA
- the LOC124181263 gene encoding inositol polyphosphate-5-phosphatase A isoform X5, with translation MAGYVPVLLITANVGSIFEEPGVMLNVWTEEFLATIARLDPKFIALHCQEVGGKNYEQSMRHVEYFVRLLMSSEELRLFDKVRVFLDEDFSSAEHFTALGNFYFIHESLKDVLLWDFKESSFSPVSGKDVHSGNIEAVTTKEKAKFPQDFFPECKWSRKGFLRTRWSINGTVFDLINIHLFHDASNFVAMETFPSVYSKTRRRALEHTLDRFHNDQYPNVPYFLFGDFNFRTDTAGVIKKLTEDTQESKLPSKNNFSKLQFHNKDDHLILTLGKKEFSHFEHQDVFMKNSGQWLREYDRELEDFEGRLLEYPINFLPSYPFEENIDEGSNYMQTRVPAWCDRVLLSPTAKTLAPDASASDAVEYGIIGPTTCMGDHKPVFLEFRMTL, from the exons ATGGCAGGTTATGTTCCGGTACTACTAATCACAGCCAACGTCGGCAGTATATTCGAAGAG CCGGGTGTAATGCTCAATGTATGGACGGAAGAATTTTTGGCC aCAATAGCAAGATTAGATCCAAAGTTCATAGCGCTTCACTGCCAGGAAGTGGGTGGAAAAAACTACGAGCAGAGTATGAGGCATGTCGAATATTTTGTTAG ATTGTTGATGTCCTCGGAAGAATTAAGGCTGTTTGACAAAGTGAGGGTTTTTCTGGATGAAGATTTTTCATCCGCCGAACACTTCACC gctttgggaaatttttattttatacatgaaTCTTTGAAAGATGTACTATTGTGGGATTTTAAAG AATCAAGTTTTTCACCGGTAAGCGGAAAAGATGTACATTCTGGTAACATTGAGGCGGTCACAACCAAAGAAAAGGCAAAGTTCCcgcaagatttttttccagaatGTAAGTGGTCCAGAAAAGGTTTCCTGAGAACACGATGGAGTATCAACGGGACGGTTTTTGATCTCATAAACATTCACTTGTTTCACGACGCCAGTAATTTTGTGGCGATGGAAACg TTTCCGTCGGTATACAGTAAAACTCGAAGAAGAGCCTTGGAGCACACCTTGGATCGGTTTCACAACGATCAGTATCCAAACGTTCCTTATTTCTTATTTggagattttaattttaggACAGACACCGCTGGTGTAATAAAG AAACTTACAGAAGACACTCAAGAGAGCAAACTGCcaagtaaaaacaatttttcaaaattacaattccATAACAAAGACGACCATTTGATTCTAACCTTGGGCAAAAAAGAGTTCTCGCATTTTGAGCACCAGGATGTGTTCATGAAAAACAGTGGCCAGTGG CTTCGAGAGTACGACAGAGAATTAGAAGACTTTGAAGGAAGGTTATTAGAATAtccgattaattttttacccagCTATCCATTTGAGGAGAATATCGACGAGGGCAGTAACTACATGCAAACCAGAGTTCCCGCATGGTGCGATCGAGTTCTGCTAAGTCCAACCGCAAAAACACTGGCCCCAGAT GCGTCCGCATCTGACGCGGTAGAATACGGCATCATTGGTCCAACAACGTGCATGGGTGATCATAAG CCTGTTTTTCTGGAGTTTCGAATGACTCTCTAA
- the LOC124181263 gene encoding uncharacterized protein LOC124181263 isoform X2, producing the protein MAGYVPVLLITANVGSIFEEPGVMLNVWTEEFLATIARLDPKFIALHCQEVGGKNYEQSMRHVEYFVRLLMSSEELRLFDKVRVFLDEDFSSAEHFTALGNFYFIHESLKDVLLWDFKESSFSPVSGKDVHSGNIEAVTTKEKAKFPQDFFPECKWSRKGFLRTRWSINGTVFDLINIHLFHDASNFVAMETLREYDRELEDFEGRLLEYPINFLPSYPFEENIDEGSNYMQTRVPAWCDRVLLSPTAKTLAPDASASDAVEYGIIGPTTCMGDHKPVYLRIVLLSEAGTVNCCELANAPQYCFKVPDSYVDRLSMLPDCRSYNLDSKQSHIDNSSSNLLHAAPIKHDPYTPDSMDSPSPCALVVPGEALPDLESPDDYDTEIGYDQSAPRLSTASKRLDTAVSPALLKSKLELIVQSKTQQRNCNFRKNVVRMKKIEKSPSDCDLYYASTDDKSKSEKRREDEEDDSEIGTRKSRSNSDVSWQRSQLLTRAWVQGKGHQAYDNFRSDLDNRKSLSSLKSLDMKYYEGGTDMVIPKIAIINASNFESNASSVHINDDRHSAYSEARLSTYSDNRTKTISGEASSLEKSDEICSRIYDESDYDGRTRFCDNVKEVFNERNYSVEDSSINNDRDKKRLSELDIDSLTDDMILKPEDRSYKDTKSISRDNNNKYVSKDKKDETFITDKKLSTNVDSSKAKRYEKNGASSEEEKLLVTTAEKCNVEEKYVVVDNLHSSSSGSSTKASVIPNIYESDTGNTANAINDSLNTYGSINAGLPNETETACKPETRNEVLASLNTTRSNSTQSQDGNIRLGITARKVTEKCKNDIVREKGKCRKCCCILS; encoded by the exons ATGGCAGGTTATGTTCCGGTACTACTAATCACAGCCAACGTCGGCAGTATATTCGAAGAG CCGGGTGTAATGCTCAATGTATGGACGGAAGAATTTTTGGCC aCAATAGCAAGATTAGATCCAAAGTTCATAGCGCTTCACTGCCAGGAAGTGGGTGGAAAAAACTACGAGCAGAGTATGAGGCATGTCGAATATTTTGTTAG ATTGTTGATGTCCTCGGAAGAATTAAGGCTGTTTGACAAAGTGAGGGTTTTTCTGGATGAAGATTTTTCATCCGCCGAACACTTCACC gctttgggaaatttttattttatacatgaaTCTTTGAAAGATGTACTATTGTGGGATTTTAAAG AATCAAGTTTTTCACCGGTAAGCGGAAAAGATGTACATTCTGGTAACATTGAGGCGGTCACAACCAAAGAAAAGGCAAAGTTCCcgcaagatttttttccagaatGTAAGTGGTCCAGAAAAGGTTTCCTGAGAACACGATGGAGTATCAACGGGACGGTTTTTGATCTCATAAACATTCACTTGTTTCACGACGCCAGTAATTTTGTGGCGATGGAAACg CTTCGAGAGTACGACAGAGAATTAGAAGACTTTGAAGGAAGGTTATTAGAATAtccgattaattttttacccagCTATCCATTTGAGGAGAATATCGACGAGGGCAGTAACTACATGCAAACCAGAGTTCCCGCATGGTGCGATCGAGTTCTGCTAAGTCCAACCGCAAAAACACTGGCCCCAGAT GCGTCCGCATCTGACGCGGTAGAATACGGCATCATTGGTCCAACAACGTGCATGGGTGATCATAAG CCTGTCTACCTGAGAATTGTTCTACTATCAGAAGCAGGTACAGTAAACTGTTGCGAATTGGCTAACGCTCCGCAGTATTGCTTCAAAGTACCCGACAGCTACGTCGATAGATTGTCTATGTTGCCTGATTGTCGTAGTTACAACCTTGATAGTAAACAATCACATATCGACAATTCGTCGTCTAACCTTTTGCACGCTGCACCCATTAAGCATGATCCGTACACGCCGGACAGCATGGATAGTCCTAGTCCTTGTGCGCTAGTTGTTCCTGGTGAAGCATTGCCAGACCTCGAATCGCCTGACGATTACGACACGGAAATTGGCTACGATCAGTCTGCGCCTCGATTGTCGACCGCATCTAAGAGGCTGGACACTGCAGTGTCGCCGGCGCTGCTGAAATCCAAGCTTGAGCTTATTGTGCAGAGCAAAACACAACAGCGGAATTGTAACTTCCGAAAGAATGTCGTCCGGATGAAGAAGATTGAGAAAAGTCCCAGCGATTGCGATCTGTACTACGCGTCAACTGATGATAaatcaaaaagtgaaaaacgaAGGGAAGATGAAGAGGATGATAGTGAAATTGGAACCAGAAAGAGTCGGAGCAATAGCGACGTCTCCTGGCAGAGATCTCAATTGTTGACGAGGGCTTGGGTGCAGGGTAAAGGGCATCAAGCTTATGACAATTTTCGGTCAGATCTTGATAATCGCAAGTCATTATCTAGCTTGAAATCATTAGATATGAAGTATTACGAGGGAGGTACGGATATGGTGATACCGAAAATAGCTATTATAAACGCTAGCAATTTCGAGTCGAACGCAAGTTCGGTACATATTAACGACGACAGACACAGTGCGTATTCTGAAGCCAGGCTTAGCACTTATTCAGATAATAGGACGAAAACAATTAGCGGGGAAGCTTCTAGCttggagaaatccgatgagaTATGCAGTAGGATTTACGATGAAAGTGATTACGACGGAAGAACAAGATTTTGTGATAACGTCAAAGAAGTTTTCaacgaaagaaattattcagtCGAGGATTCCAGTATTAACAATGATAGGGATAAGAAGAGATTAAGTGAATTAGACATTGATAGTTTAACCGATGACATGATATTGAAACCGGAAGACAGATCGTACAAAGATACAAAATCGATAAGTAgagataacaataataaatacgtATCCAAAGATAAAAAAGATGAGACTTTTATTACCGATAAAAAGTTATCGACCAACGTTGACTCGTCCAAAGCTAAACGGTACGAGAAAAATGGAGCGTCATCCGAAGAGGAAAAACTTCTCGTTACGACAGCGGAAAAATGTAAcgtagaagaaaaatacgtgGTCGTAGATAATTTACATAGTAGCAGTAGTGGTAGTAGTACTAAAGCCAGTGTAATACCAAACATATACGAATCGGACACAGGCAACACTGCCAATGCGATAAATGATAGTTTAAATACGTACGGTTCGATTAACGCGGGATTGCCTAACGAAACTGAGACCGCTTGCAAACCGGAGACCCGTAACGAAGTTTTGGCATCGTTAAATACAACACGAAGTAACTCGACCCAGAGTCAAGACGGTAATATAAGGCTAGGTATAACGGCGCGGAAAGTCACcgagaaatgtaaaaatgatATTGTCAGAGAGAAGGGCAAATGCAGGAAATGTTGCTGCATCTTATCCTAA
- the LOC124181263 gene encoding uncharacterized protein LOC124181263 isoform X3, whose product MSNILLESSFSPVSGKDVHSGNIEAVTTKEKAKFPQDFFPECKWSRKGFLRTRWSINGTVFDLINIHLFHDASNFVAMETFPSVYSKTRRRALEHTLDRFHNDQYPNVPYFLFGDFNFRTDTAGVIKKLTEDTQESKLPSKNNFSKLQFHNKDDHLILTLGKKEFSHFEHQDVFMKNSGQWLREYDRELEDFEGRLLEYPINFLPSYPFEENIDEGSNYMQTRVPAWCDRVLLSPTAKTLAPDASASDAVEYGIIGPTTCMGDHKPVYLRIVLLSEAGTVNCCELANAPQYCFKVPDSYVDRLSMLPDCRSYNLDSKQSHIDNSSSNLLHAAPIKHDPYTPDSMDSPSPCALVVPGEALPDLESPDDYDTEIGYDQSAPRLSTASKRLDTAVSPALLKSKLELIVQSKTQQRNCNFRKNVVRMKKIEKSPSDCDLYYASTDDKSKSEKRREDEEDDSEIGTRKSRSNSDVSWQRSQLLTRAWVQGKGHQAYDNFRSDLDNRKSLSSLKSLDMKYYEGGTDMVIPKIAIINASNFESNASSVHINDDRHSAYSEARLSTYSDNRTKTISGEASSLEKSDEICSRIYDESDYDGRTRFCDNVKEVFNERNYSVEDSSINNDRDKKRLSELDIDSLTDDMILKPEDRSYKDTKSISRDNNNKYVSKDKKDETFITDKKLSTNVDSSKAKRYEKNGASSEEEKLLVTTAEKCNVEEKYVVVDNLHSSSSGSSTKASVIPNIYESDTGNTANAINDSLNTYGSINAGLPNETETACKPETRNEVLASLNTTRSNSTQSQDGNIRLGITARKVTEKCKNDIVREKGKCRKCCCILS is encoded by the exons ATGTCGAATATTTTGTTAG AATCAAGTTTTTCACCGGTAAGCGGAAAAGATGTACATTCTGGTAACATTGAGGCGGTCACAACCAAAGAAAAGGCAAAGTTCCcgcaagatttttttccagaatGTAAGTGGTCCAGAAAAGGTTTCCTGAGAACACGATGGAGTATCAACGGGACGGTTTTTGATCTCATAAACATTCACTTGTTTCACGACGCCAGTAATTTTGTGGCGATGGAAACg TTTCCGTCGGTATACAGTAAAACTCGAAGAAGAGCCTTGGAGCACACCTTGGATCGGTTTCACAACGATCAGTATCCAAACGTTCCTTATTTCTTATTTggagattttaattttaggACAGACACCGCTGGTGTAATAAAG AAACTTACAGAAGACACTCAAGAGAGCAAACTGCcaagtaaaaacaatttttcaaaattacaattccATAACAAAGACGACCATTTGATTCTAACCTTGGGCAAAAAAGAGTTCTCGCATTTTGAGCACCAGGATGTGTTCATGAAAAACAGTGGCCAGTGG CTTCGAGAGTACGACAGAGAATTAGAAGACTTTGAAGGAAGGTTATTAGAATAtccgattaattttttacccagCTATCCATTTGAGGAGAATATCGACGAGGGCAGTAACTACATGCAAACCAGAGTTCCCGCATGGTGCGATCGAGTTCTGCTAAGTCCAACCGCAAAAACACTGGCCCCAGAT GCGTCCGCATCTGACGCGGTAGAATACGGCATCATTGGTCCAACAACGTGCATGGGTGATCATAAG CCTGTCTACCTGAGAATTGTTCTACTATCAGAAGCAGGTACAGTAAACTGTTGCGAATTGGCTAACGCTCCGCAGTATTGCTTCAAAGTACCCGACAGCTACGTCGATAGATTGTCTATGTTGCCTGATTGTCGTAGTTACAACCTTGATAGTAAACAATCACATATCGACAATTCGTCGTCTAACCTTTTGCACGCTGCACCCATTAAGCATGATCCGTACACGCCGGACAGCATGGATAGTCCTAGTCCTTGTGCGCTAGTTGTTCCTGGTGAAGCATTGCCAGACCTCGAATCGCCTGACGATTACGACACGGAAATTGGCTACGATCAGTCTGCGCCTCGATTGTCGACCGCATCTAAGAGGCTGGACACTGCAGTGTCGCCGGCGCTGCTGAAATCCAAGCTTGAGCTTATTGTGCAGAGCAAAACACAACAGCGGAATTGTAACTTCCGAAAGAATGTCGTCCGGATGAAGAAGATTGAGAAAAGTCCCAGCGATTGCGATCTGTACTACGCGTCAACTGATGATAaatcaaaaagtgaaaaacgaAGGGAAGATGAAGAGGATGATAGTGAAATTGGAACCAGAAAGAGTCGGAGCAATAGCGACGTCTCCTGGCAGAGATCTCAATTGTTGACGAGGGCTTGGGTGCAGGGTAAAGGGCATCAAGCTTATGACAATTTTCGGTCAGATCTTGATAATCGCAAGTCATTATCTAGCTTGAAATCATTAGATATGAAGTATTACGAGGGAGGTACGGATATGGTGATACCGAAAATAGCTATTATAAACGCTAGCAATTTCGAGTCGAACGCAAGTTCGGTACATATTAACGACGACAGACACAGTGCGTATTCTGAAGCCAGGCTTAGCACTTATTCAGATAATAGGACGAAAACAATTAGCGGGGAAGCTTCTAGCttggagaaatccgatgagaTATGCAGTAGGATTTACGATGAAAGTGATTACGACGGAAGAACAAGATTTTGTGATAACGTCAAAGAAGTTTTCaacgaaagaaattattcagtCGAGGATTCCAGTATTAACAATGATAGGGATAAGAAGAGATTAAGTGAATTAGACATTGATAGTTTAACCGATGACATGATATTGAAACCGGAAGACAGATCGTACAAAGATACAAAATCGATAAGTAgagataacaataataaatacgtATCCAAAGATAAAAAAGATGAGACTTTTATTACCGATAAAAAGTTATCGACCAACGTTGACTCGTCCAAAGCTAAACGGTACGAGAAAAATGGAGCGTCATCCGAAGAGGAAAAACTTCTCGTTACGACAGCGGAAAAATGTAAcgtagaagaaaaatacgtgGTCGTAGATAATTTACATAGTAGCAGTAGTGGTAGTAGTACTAAAGCCAGTGTAATACCAAACATATACGAATCGGACACAGGCAACACTGCCAATGCGATAAATGATAGTTTAAATACGTACGGTTCGATTAACGCGGGATTGCCTAACGAAACTGAGACCGCTTGCAAACCGGAGACCCGTAACGAAGTTTTGGCATCGTTAAATACAACACGAAGTAACTCGACCCAGAGTCAAGACGGTAATATAAGGCTAGGTATAACGGCGCGGAAAGTCACcgagaaatgtaaaaatgatATTGTCAGAGAGAAGGGCAAATGCAGGAAATGTTGCTGCATCTTATCCTAA